A window of the Henckelia pumila isolate YLH828 chromosome 3, ASM3356847v2, whole genome shotgun sequence genome harbors these coding sequences:
- the LOC140891754 gene encoding zinc finger CCCH domain-containing protein 52-like isoform X2: MDTRKRGRGESGLNGSEGFKKSKPEIDSISSGIGSKSKPCTKFFSTAGCPFGENCHFLHYVPGGYKAVAQMMNLAPPPTRAITGAPPAQNGAAASGLKTKICNRYNTAEGCRFGDSCNFAHGEWELGRPINASQEDGPRVVGAISGGYSGRTEQPVPGPTAGFGVSATAKISVAASLVGAIIGKGGMNSKQICRQTGAKLSIREHDTDPNLRNIELGGTFEQMQGASAMVRELIVTIGSSNGSVKTVGGPGAGPPTAGSNFKTKLCENFTKGSCTFGDRCHFAHGTVELRKTGL; encoded by the exons ATGGATACTCGCAAGAGAGGCAGAGGAGAATCTGGTCTGAATGGAAGTGAAGGTTTCAAGAAATCCAAGCCAG AAATTGACTCCATATCAAGTGGTATAGGAAGCAAATCAAAGCCATGCACCAAGTTTTT CAGCACTGCAGGTTGTCCATTTGGTGAGAACTGCCACTTTCTTCACTATGTTCCTGGTGGCTACAAGGCTGTAGCCCAGATGATGAACCTGGCTCCTCCACCCACCAGAGCCATAACTGGAGCACCACCTGCTCAAAATGGGGCTGCTGCTTCTGGCCTTAAAACCAAAATATGCAACAGATACAACACTGCTGAAGGTTGCAGATTTGGGGACAGTTGCAACTTTGCTCATGGAGAGTGGGAGCTTGGCAGACCCATCAATGCATCTCAAGAGGATGGTCCTCGTGTAGTTGGAGCTATTTCAGGTGGTTACAGTGGTCGAACAGAGCAACCAGTGCCGGGACCTACGGCAGGTTTTGGTGTTTCTGCCACTGCCAAAATCAGTGTCGCTGCATCCCTTGTTGGTGCAATAATTGGAAAGGGTGGAATGAACTCCAAACAGATTTGCAGGCAAACAGGGGCAAAGTTATCCATCCGAGAGCATGATACAGATCCAAATCTTAGAAACATCGAGCTTGGGGGTACATTTGAACAAATGCAGGGAGCTAGTGCAATGGTAAGAGAGCTCATTGTTACCATAGGCTCTTCAAATGGCTCAGTAAAAACTGTTGGAGGGCCTGGAGCTGGTCCTCCCACAGCTGGAAGCAACTTCAAAACTAAGCTCTGCGAAAACTTCACCAAAGGTTCGTGCACATTCGGGGATAGGTGCCACTTTGCACATGGAACGGTTGAGCTACGTAAAACTGGCCTGTGA
- the LOC140891754 gene encoding zinc finger CCCH domain-containing protein 14-like isoform X1 has translation MDTRKRGRGESGLNGSEGFKKSKPGCPFGENCHFLHYVPGGYKAVAQMMNLAPPPTRAITGAPPAQNGAAASGLKTKICNRYNTAEGCRFGDSCNFAHGEWELGRPINASQEDGPRVVGAISGGYSGRTEQPVPGPTAGFGVSATAKISVAASLVGAIIGKGGMNSKQICRQTGAKLSIREHDTDPNLRNIELGGTFEQMQGASAMVRELIVTIGSSNGSVKTVGGPGAGPPTAGSNFKTKLCENFTKGSCTFGDRCHFAHGTVELRKTGL, from the exons ATGGATACTCGCAAGAGAGGCAGAGGAGAATCTGGTCTGAATGGAAGTGAAGGTTTCAAGAAATCCAAGCCAG GTTGTCCATTTGGTGAGAACTGCCACTTTCTTCACTATGTTCCTGGTGGCTACAAGGCTGTAGCCCAGATGATGAACCTGGCTCCTCCACCCACCAGAGCCATAACTGGAGCACCACCTGCTCAAAATGGGGCTGCTGCTTCTGGCCTTAAAACCAAAATATGCAACAGATACAACACTGCTGAAGGTTGCAGATTTGGGGACAGTTGCAACTTTGCTCATGGAGAGTGGGAGCTTGGCAGACCCATCAATGCATCTCAAGAGGATGGTCCTCGTGTAGTTGGAGCTATTTCAGGTGGTTACAGTGGTCGAACAGAGCAACCAGTGCCGGGACCTACGGCAGGTTTTGGTGTTTCTGCCACTGCCAAAATCAGTGTCGCTGCATCCCTTGTTGGTGCAATAATTGGAAAGGGTGGAATGAACTCCAAACAGATTTGCAGGCAAACAGGGGCAAAGTTATCCATCCGAGAGCATGATACAGATCCAAATCTTAGAAACATCGAGCTTGGGGGTACATTTGAACAAATGCAGGGAGCTAGTGCAATGGTAAGAGAGCTCATTGTTACCATAGGCTCTTCAAATGGCTCAGTAAAAACTGTTGGAGGGCCTGGAGCTGGTCCTCCCACAGCTGGAAGCAACTTCAAAACTAAGCTCTGCGAAAACTTCACCAAAGGTTCGTGCACATTCGGGGATAGGTGCCACTTTGCACATGGAACGGTTGAGCTACGTAAAACTGGCCTGTGA
- the LOC140891187 gene encoding putative disease resistance RPP13-like protein 1 — protein MAVDKLFLGSHLQILFQKLSDGAAMDLARRLRVDCDFKEMRKSLLLVIPVLEDAKPVKVWLEELRDLAYDLEDVVDEITTLAFIQDAKKGIQHTKNTMLRKLIPTCSNFTPRALVSNCRLVSAIKDIRKKLNNISKQWSDRNLGGLSSLSGVMRSKSTYPFLESDIVYGRDEDKKAIKEMLLRVESSTKNFTVIPIVGMGGIGKTTLAQLLYNDEDVKGNFGVRVWVHVSQEFDVLTITKKIHQSVTKMSGTGDMDLAMLHEDLEDKFVNIKFFIVLDDVWNENYEEWHTLCSPLKFGLPGSKIIVTARNHVVASVVDSAQSAYHMKLITDEDCQCLLARRAQISFHENSHLQEVGQGLAKMCKGLPLAAKVLGGVLRSKNSESEWRDVLSSKIWSLSKENNILPVLRLSYHHLPSHLRHPFAYCSVFPKDYEFDQNELVDLWMGEGFLDVPNELKSKKDLGHEYFNELLSRSFFQRKSGRDSKFVMHDLISELAHFVSGGVCYCSDEKLDTDQDYQLPKKIRHASFLSHECELFLKLEGFGQIKGLRTFLPMPVQNSLSSPPFHLSDRILVELIPRLHSLRTLSLSGYSITELPSSVCDLILLRYLNLSGTLISTLPPSVSRLLSLEFLSLSDCRFIHKLPSTLGDLSNLCHLDISNTDQLKDLPVEISRLIRLQILPKIVLGGVGNLGLKELRWLKHLRGTFAIFELQNVANLEDAGEASLWRKSEIEDLQLSWGSSEAVNSQGISHEDVIDRLQPHHNLRKLKIESYKGVNFPDWIGDPLYEKLSSLSLSNCTECTSLPPLGLLPELKHLHIGGMPRIKCIGIEFYGRGTHVPFQRLETLRFEHMSELEKWSGRSEESLIHLPLLHRLTMFKCDKLNDVAPMSLPFLSELDTEGCKIVLLKDQGKILAQDCWK, from the exons ATGGCTGTGGACAAGCTATTCCTTGGATCACATCTTCAGATACTGTTTCAGAAATTGAGCGATGGTGCTGCCATGGACTTAGCCCGCCGCCTGAGAGTCGATTGCGATTTCAAGGAGATGCGGAAGTCCCTTTTGCTTGTCATTCCCGTGCTTGAGGATGCTAAACCCGTAAAAGTATGGTTAGAGGAGCTAAGAGATTTGGCTTATGACTTGGAGGATGTAGTGGATGAAATCACCACCCTAGCTTTTATTCAAGATGCGAAGAAGGGGATCCAGCATACTAAGAATACTATGTTGCGGAAACTGATTCCTACTTGCAGCAATTTCACGCCCAGGGCACTTGTTTCGAATTGTAGGTTGGTGTCCGCCATAAAAGACATCAGAAAAAAACTGAATAACATCTCTAAACAATGGAGTGATCGAAACTTGGGTGGGTTGTCCAGTCTATCAGGAGTAATGAGGTCAAAAAGCACTTATCCATTTTTGGAATCTGATATTGTTTATGGGAGAGATGAAGATAAGAAAGCCATAAAAGAAATGTTACTCAGGGTTGAGTCGAGTACTAAGAATTTCACTGTCATTCCAATTGTTGGAATGGGCGGTATTGGGAAAACCACTCTTGCCCAGCTGCTTTATAATGATGAAGACGTGAAGGGAAACTTTGGTGTGAGGGTTTGGGTTCATGTCTCCCAGGAGTTTGATGTGTTGACCATCACCAAAAAGATTCACCAGTCCGTGACTAAAATGAGTGGTACTGGGGACATGGATCTAGCCATGCTTCATGAAGATCTGGAGGATAAGTTTGTGAATATTaagttttttattgttttagaTGATGTTTGGAACGAGAACTATGAGGAGTGGCATACTCTATGCAGCCCTTTGAAGTTTGGGCTGCCCGGAAGCAAAATCATTGTTACAGCTCGCAATCATGTTGTCGCATCAGTGGTAGACTCTGCTCAATCTGCCTACCACATGAAGTTGATAACCGATGAAGATTGCCAATGCCTACTGGCTCGACGTGCTCAGATATCATTCCATGAGAATTCCCATTTACAAGAAGTTGGTCAAGGATTAGCGAAGATGTGTAAAGGCTTACCTTTGGCCGCTAAG GTACTTGGCGGAGTTTTACGCTCTAAGAATAGTGAAAGCGAATGGAGAGATGTTCTAAGCAGCAAGATATGGAGTTTATCGAAAGAAAATAACATCCTTCCCGTTTTAAGATTGAGTTATCACCATCTTCCTTCACATTTGAGGCATCCATTTGCATATTGCTCGGTTTTTCCAAAGGATTATGAATTTGATCAAAATGAGCTTGTAGATTTATGGATGGGAGAAGGTTTTCTTGATGTTCCAAATGAACTAAAAAGCAAGAAAGACTTGGGTCATGAGTACTTCAACGAGCTCCTATCAAGATCCTTTTTCCAAAGAAAAAGTGGCAGAGATTCAAAATTTGTAATGCATGATCTTATAAGTGAATTAGCTCATTTTGTTTCGGGAGGAGTGTGCTACTGTTCGGATGAGAAATTGGACACTGATCAGGATTACCAATTACCCAAGAAGATTCGTCATGCTTCTTTCCTTAGTCATGAATGTGAACTTTTCCTTAAATTGGAGGGCTTCGGACAAATTAAAGGTTTGAGAACGTTCTTGCCAATGCCAGTACAAAATTCACTCTCTTCACCTCCCTTCCACTTATCTGACAGGATTTTGGTCGAACTGATACCAAGATTGCACAGCTTGAGAACTTTATCTTTAAGCGGCTATTCCATCACCGAGCTGCCGAGTTCCGTTTGCGACTTGATACTTTTAAGGTACCTTAACCTATCCGGGACACTAATTAGTACGTTGCCACCTTCTGTAAGTCGTCTCTTGTCTTTGGAATTTTTGTCTCTAAGTGATTGTCGTTTCATCCACAAGCTGCCATCGACCTTAGGGGATCTATCTAACTTATGCCATCTTGATATCTCTAATACTGATCAACTGAAAGATTTGCCTGTCGAAATAAGTAGACTGATACGCCTCCAGATATTGCCTAAAATCGTTTTGGGTGGAGTTGGTAACTTGGGACTCAAGGAATTGAGGTGGCTGAAGCATTTAAGAGGTACTTTTGCCATTTTTGAGTTGCAAAACGTTGCAAATCTTGAGGATGCAGGGGAGGCTAGTCTTTGGCGCAAGAGCGAAATTGAAGATTTGCAATTGTCATGGGGAAGTAGTGAAGCTGTTAATTCCCAAGGTATAAGCCACGAAGATGTCATAGACCGGCTACAGCCTCATCATAATTTAAGAAAACTCAAGATTGAGTCGTACAAAGGTGTTAACTTCCCGGATTGGATTGGGGATCCATTGTATGAAAAATTGTCGAGTTTGTCTCTTAGCAACTGTACTGAGTGCACATCTTTACCACCTTTAGGATTGCTGCCAGAGCTCAAACACCTGCATATTGGAGGCATGCCAAgaatcaaatgcattggaatcGAGTTTTATGGGAGGGGAACCCATGTACCATTTCAAAGGCTCGAAACTCTGAGATTTGAGCATATGTCAGAATTGGAGAAATGGTCTGGTAGATCTGAGGAGAGCCTGATACACTTGCCACTTCTTCATCGGCTTACAATGTTCAAATGCGACAAGTTAAATGATGTTGCTCCGATGAGCTTACCTTTTCTGTCAGAGTTAGATACTGAGGGATGCAAAATTGTTTTGTTAAAAGACCAAGGGAAAATATTGGCCCAAGATTGCTGGAAATAA